AAACCATTTCCAGTGGTTGTACCTTGGATCAGCAGATCCAAGGTATCTACATTACCCGGAGCAGAATCGGTTGTAAAGGATGTGGCGGTGAAAGTAGCCGTGCCAGAGGCGGTAGTAAAGGTTACGGTAAAAGCACCGGCACCGGGAACACCATCCGCTTCAGAGAAGTCGAAGGTCAGGGGAGAGAGAGCTACAGACGAACCAATGGCAACCGCTAGAGGGCCAGAGAAAAAGTCGTTGGGGTTACCCAGATAAGTTGGTTGGTTGGTATTGACCAAGTTTATATTAGGAAAGGTAAGTGAGGTGGCATTGGATAGATTAGGGCCCGCATAAGAAACTGTACCCACTGGAACATAGCCAATGTTAGCATTTAATTGAGCAGCCTGAGCAGCACCGGCAAAGCCGAAAGCCGCAACGCTGCCCGCAATGGCGAGAGCGCCAGTGGTTAGTTGTCTAGAGATGTTGGTAGTCATTTTGAGTTGTTTGTTGTTTTTTGTTAGAACAAAACACATAGATGTCTGTACTCTATACCATTAGAACTTCAGATCAGGCAAAATATTCTAAAGATTTCATAAAAACCGATAAAATAGACAATTTTCCTCAACCAGTGTACATAAGTACCTAAGCAAAATTAATTACACATCCAAGCCGTCACCCGTCAGCCAAAAGCTTTTTGCTGTGACCAGTAAACAGTGAACTAAAAATTCAAATCTGATCCCTGATAGCTGTCCCGGAGTCCCCGTCTCCTGACGACCGTCTCCTGTCTCCGTTCGGACCTCGGCGTGAGCTTTTGTCGAACGCAAAAGCTCACGGCCGAAGCCTGTCTCCTGTCTCGACTAGGAAATTAATTTTGCACGACTACTTAGCTGATATGTTGACACATAAAACTCCGTAAATAGCGCAATTTATCTAGGGCTTGCTGAAAATTACTGGAAGTTTTACTAGAAAACGGTTTTGGGACTTTTTTAGCCAAAAAAGTGCAAGAAACAAAGGTTGAGAAATCGATCCGAGAGACTCAAAACCCTTGCACTTTCCGGAGGCGATTGCAAAGGGTTCTGCTTCCCAGTGCGCGAGGTCATTGTGTTATTCTGACTTCCCCGACCGACGACCGGCTACTGACGACCGACTCCTAACCCCACCAACAAACTTTTTCAGCAAGCCCTATCTAATAAGCTTTTGCCAAATACTTCTTCAATATCTATTGGCCATCTTTGTCGATAAATTTCCCCCCCCCTTGCCCCCTGCCCCCCGACATCGGGGGGGCAGGGGGGGTGGGAGAGGGGAGTATGACCTGATAGCAGCTCAAGAGCTTACTTTGGTCAGAAGTCTTATAATCTTCTCAAAGCAACGATTGGGTCTAATTTAGCGGCACGATGAGCGGGAACAACACCGAAAATCAGACCGATGGCACTAGAAACTCCTAAAGCGAGAATTATCGCAGGGATTGAGACACTGGTGGTTAAAGCGGCAAAAATTCCCGCTAGATACATTCCTTGAATGCCGACAAAAATCCCGATAATTCCGCCAGTGGTGGCTAAAATCACCGATTCAATGAGAAATTGACCTTTTATATCCCCTTCTTTGGCTCCTAAAGCCTTTCTTAACCCGATTTCTTGGGTTCTTTCCGTGACTGACACGAGCATAATATTCATTACGCCGATTCCCCCAACAAAAAGGGAAATACTGGCGATCGAGGCTAACATTCTAGTTAAACTATCGTTAGTCTCTTTGGCCATTTCTAAGACTGTGGTTTGGAGGAAAACCTGCACATAATTCTCGTCGCTGACCTGATGACGCATTTGCAGCAGGTTGCTAATCTGAAACTGGGCGGCTTTAATTTGGGCAGAGTTTTTCGCCAAGACAGAAATATGAGTCAGGGGAATGCCAAAGATAGAATTGCGCCCTAAAACCTGATTAGACATGGTAGTTAGGGGAATTAAAGCTCGATCGTCCTGATTAGCCTCAAATAAGGAGCCTTTCGCCTGTAAAATTCCAATCACTTGAAAACCAAGATTGCCGATGCGAAGATTTTCGCCGACGGGATTGCGATTACCAAAGAGATTTTTGGCTAATTCCGATCCCAAGACAATCACGCGATTATCCCGTTTCAGGTCAGATTCCATAATAAATCTACCTTTAGATAGTTGACGGTTACGCACGTTTAGGTACTCGGCTCCCACCCCAATCAGGGGGCTATTACTGGTTCTATTACCGAAGGATAAGATTCTTTTACCGCTCAATTCGGGAGAAATGGCGGCAATGGCGGGAACTTGAGATGCGATCGCTTGAGCATCTTCGTAGGTGAGGGGCCGGGGATTAGGAATTGTCCGCCGGACATTGCGCGAGGAGGTGGAAACAAATAAAACATTCGGACCGAGGGCTTCAAACTGCTCGAGGGCGACTTTTTGCGCTCCTTCACCCACTCCCACTAGGGCAATGACGGAGGCGTTACCGATAGCAATTCCCAGCATAGTCAGACCACTACGCAGTTTATTGCCCATCAAAGCGGAAAAAGCCATTTTCAGGTTTTCGAGCATTTCCATGGTTAGTTACATTCAGTGATCAGTGATCAGTAAACAGTAATCAGTGAAAAGTAAACAGTAATCAGTGAAAAGTAAACAGTAAACAGTGAAAAGTAAACAGTAATCAGTTATCAGGGATAAAGATGAAGATAAATAAATAACTAATTAACTAATTAACTTACATCTGATAACTGATAACTGATAACTGATAACTGATAACTGATAACTGATAACTGATAACTGATAACTGATAACTGATTAGCGGGTAGAGATTTGGATCGTTTCCGGTTTGCTTAAATCGCCGGTAATAGTTAAACTGCGCTGATTAGCGTGGAGATGACGGACGATTTTATAGATAGCCTCAACTTGGTCACTAGAGCCGATTTTGGCCGCTAGTGTGGTTAGGTCGAGAGCAGTTCCCGTTTCCCGAACAACTTGCACGATTTTTCTTTGTAAATCCAGAATAGAAGCGGCGGCTTTTTTCCCTGCTTCTACCCCGGGTTGATGGTAGGCGTTAATGTTAACTAAACTAGCATAGAAACTAACGGCCCGTTCGTAGAGGGCGATCAAGGCCCCCACCTGACGGGGAGTAACCTCTGGGATAGTGATAGTGATAGAGTGACGACTATTTTCGTATAAAGCTTGTCGAGTACCTTGCAGTAATCCTGAGAGGAAATCGCCAGCAGTGGAGCCAGTTTCCACTTCCATGGAATCTCCTTGTCGGTCTTTTAACACTTCAATAAAAGTGGCGAAGAAATTGGGAATACCTTCGCGTAATTGTTGGACGTAGGCGTGTTGGTCCGTGGAACCTTTGTTACCATAGACGGCGATCCCTTGGTACACCTTATTACCATCGAGGTCTTTTTCTTTACCGAGGGACTCCATGACCAATTGTTGCAGATAGCGGCTAAAGAGATAGAGACTGTCTTTGTAGGGCAGAATCACCATATCTTTCTCTCCCTTGCCATTGCCCTCATGATACCAAGCTAGAGCAAGTAGGGCGCTAGGATTTTTTTTCAGGTTATGGACGCGGGTGGCGATGTCCATTTCTTTGGCCCCGGCTAACATTTCATCGATGTCGATACCCTGCAAAGCGGCCGGGAGAAGACCGACGGCGGATAGTTCTGATGTACGACCACCGACCCAATCCTGCATGGGGAAACGAGTTAGCCAATCTTGGGCGTATTTGTCCAGTTGGCTACCCGGCATAGTGACGGCGACCGCGTGTGGCGGAAAGTCTAAATCTTGTTTTTCGTAAGCGTTGCGGACTTCTAACATTCCGTTTCTCGCTTCGGGAGTGCCGCCGGATTTACTGGTGACGATAACCAGGGTGGTAGCTAGGGGTAAATGGGCTAGGGTGCGATCGATGCCTTTAGGGTCGGTATTATCAATAAAAGCAATCTCTAAGGGGGGATTAAGGGGGGATAGAGCCGAACCGACGAATTGGGGACCCAAAGCAGACCCCCCGATGCCGACACAGAGGATATGGCTAAATTTTGCCCGATTGGGCGGCTTAATCGCTCCGGAGTGAATTTTTTTGACAAATTCTTTGATCTGTGCTATTGGTTCGGTGATTTCGTCCCGCAATTCCTGGTTAGGAGCGAGTTCAGGAGCGCGCAGCCAGTAGTGGCCGACCATACGCTGTTCGTCGGGATTGGCGATCGCACCCTGTTCTAAAGCTGCCATATCTTGGAAAGCACGCTCAAATTTTGCTTCTAGACCTTTGAGAAAAGCCTCATCGAAGGGAATCCGACTGACATCGAGATAAAGTTCTAGGTTAGGGTGATAGTATAACCAATCTTGGTAACGTTGCCAGAGTTGCAGATTATCCATAAAAAAAAGCGAAATTTTTGTTTAATTACTCGTTTAGGGGAGATAGGATTCTATCCTCTCCAATCATCATACAGGTAGTTTTAGACTAGAAGATGACGGTTAACCATATATTAGGGGTTGGCAAAATGCTAACAGTGACGGAACTATCCCCTAATTGTTCGGTTTGCTGGTGTTGGCTGTTGATTTTTTAACCTTTCCTATGGCTATCTACTCATCCCCCCTCAAAATCGGTAACTTAGAAGTGCATAGCCGCGTCTTGCAATCACCTTTATCCGGTGTCACCGATTTAGTGTTTCGGCGCTTGGTGAGACGCTTTGCTCCTGATTCCATGCTCTATACCGAGATGGTTAATGCGACAGAAATCTCCCAGCTGCAAGAGTTACCGCAATTAATGGTTATCGGGGACAAAGAACAACCCATTAGTATGCAATTATTTGATTGCCGTCCCGATTTTATGGCTGTGGCGGCGGAAAAAGCGGTTAAAGAAGGAGCGATGACCATCGATATTAATATGGGTTGTCCAGTTAATAAAATTACTAAAAAAGGCGGCGGTTCTTCGCTTTTACGACAGCCAGAAATTGCCGAGCAAATTGTTAGGGAAGTGGTGGGAGCGGTATCGGTGCCAGTAACGGTGAAAACTCGCTTGGGATGGAACGCTCAGGAGATTAATATTATCGATTTTGCCCGTCGTTTGCAAGATGCGGGAGCGCAAATGTTGACCCTGCACGCACGCACTAGGGAACAGGGTTATCACGGGCCGGCCGATTGGCAATGGATTAAACGGGTGAAGGAGGTTTTATCAATTCCTGTCATTGCTAATGGTGATATCGTTTCTGTGGAAGCGGCGATTAATTGTTTGGAATTTACCCGGGCCGATGGGGTGATGTGTTCGCGGGGAACCCTCGGTTATCCCTATTTGGTGGGGGAAATCGATTATTACCTCAAAACAGGCAAAAAGTTGCCGAAACCCACCTCTATTGACCTGTTAAGCCTAGCTAAAGAGCATTTACAGGGGCTATGGCTATACAAGGGACAACGCGGTATTTGGCAAGCCCGGAAACATTTGGCTTGGTATTGTCAGAATTTTACCGGTGCGGCGGTTTGGCGCGATCGGTTTTCGCGGATTGAATCCCTGGCGGAGGGCTGTGATTTAATTGATAGAGCTATTGCCCAATTAAACCTTGAAAACGAGAATATTTACAGATAACGGTTGAACTGACCCGCTATCATCAACCTTGAATGATATTATTAGTCTAAGTAGGGTTTGCTGAAAAAGTAGAGGCGAAGCATTCGGATAGGAAATCTACGGTTTCAGCGATAGGTTATGCCCGAATGCTTCGCCCCTACAGGACTCTCAAAATCTTGCACCTGTTTCGCGAAACAGTCCCCTAAAACCTTACCTCGTCTATATTTCACATTTATTCAGCAAACCCTACCTAAGCCCGCTCACGGGTTTCAGCCTTATGGCGCAATTTGCTTGCCTGCTCCTGACTATTCCGATATATTCAGTTAAACGAAGGGGTTGGGTTTCCTTGCGTCAAACCAGCCTAGGGCTGTGATTTAATTGATAGAGCTATTGCCCAATTAAACCTTGAAAACGAGAATATTTACAGATAACGATCGCACTGACCCGCTATCATCAACCTTGAATGATATTATTAGTCTAACTCTCGGTCGGGTGCAGTGATTGGTTAGATCGCTCCTAATTCTTACCTAGAATCTTGTCATACTCGGAGTGTGAACCAACCCAGAACCAAACTATCTTTTCTTCGTCTGACTTCTTAATCCCTAATGCTCGCCATCCAATGCCGACTCTGACTGACCAGATTTTTTCTCTTGGTTTCACCTCTTTGAACTCTAGGCTGGGGTGAAATGGATTTTCTTGCCAAATCTCGTAATTTTTCTTGGCTGTTTCTTGTACCCTTTGCGGCAAACTGAGAAAAAGTTGACGAAACCTCTTGGTTCTGGCTGACTTCATTCTTCCCCAAAGCCTTTATCTTCTGTTCTCCCCTCTTGTTCTTCTATCAGGGCTTCCTGTGCCATTGTTATTAAAGCTCCCAATTCCAGATCTTCGTTAGAAAGGCTTTGCTGCCACTTTAATTCACTTTCAATATCTTCCAGCAATTGTTGAGCAAGTTCATCCTGAAGAGACTCTGGCAGTTTCTGGATTTCTGTGAATGCTTTTTGCAACAGAGTAGTCATGTTTTGTTAATGTTTTACAGGCATGGGAATATTTTACCACCTCCTGAGTCGAGTCATCGGACCATAACCTCACGGATTACTGCTCCGGGTGGAAGGTCGATAGCATCAGGTTGTAAATAAAGCTCGATCGCTTCCCGTATATTAGACTTGTTGCGGAATAGTGGGATAATGGGGAAGAAACAATGATTGGCTATCCCCTTGAATGCTGAACATTGGCAGAATCTTGGGCGTTGCTGATTTGAGAGCTGAATCTTCGGTAAATAATGATAGCTGGACACCTTTTAAGGACAATTTTTGCTACTCTCCCATCCTAAGTTGTTAGGAAACAACAACATTTACCTATTAATTAACCCCACTCTGTTGCGTATCTTGACCTTGTACGGCATCGGCAGCGGAAACACCATCACCTTGAAAACCAAAATACCATAAAGTAGCGGCAGCTTCAGCGCGAGTTACTGGTCTTTTTGGCTGAAATAGGGTAGTAAAACCAAAAACTCGCCGAATATTGGCTTGTTCGGCATTTTGAAAATCGGCATAAAGAGCGCGCACCAGCTGCGGGTTAATTTTATTAGTATCCTGAAAACCCCAAGTATTTTTAATCGTATCAAGATTGGCACTCGGTAAAGCTTTTCTGATATCTAATGGCACTTTCCACGCGATTAAATCTTCCCGGGTTAAAGGGGCATTGGGACGGAATAAAAGGGCGCTACTATCTCCCGTTAAAGGAGAGGGAATTAACCCCGCTTCCGCTAATCCTTGAATATAAATATAATCAGGATCGTTATTTTTAACATCACTAAAAGCTGGGGAACTATTGGGAGTAGCTAAACGGATTTGTTTACCCGCCACATTAGCATAAATCGCATTATTAGCCCGTAACAACCAGCGCGCAAATTCTCGGCGCGTTATTGTATCATTAGGGTTAAACTGATTGTTATTACCTGTTAATACTCCCAATCTAGCTAAGTCTTGAATGTGGCTCTTTAAGGGATTAGGTAAGGATTCGAGATCGTTAAAACTGGTGGGATTGAGATTGGGTAACGGGGAGGGACTAGGGGAGGGACTAGGGGAAGCAATCGGCGTTCCTGTTGGACGATAATCGAGGCTATATTCGGTATTGGGAGAAGTGGCAGTTATGGTGATAGTTAATTCTAAATTATCTCGACGGGCCGTCAGGGTACTATTGACTCCTTCCCCAGAAAAGGGAGTGATAATTTCCCAATTATTATTAACTAATTCCTGTTGATAAAAAGCCTCGATCGCATTGCTGGGATCGTTGGATTGCCAACGGGTTTGTCCACCGGTATTATCGGGATTTGTCTGCACGGATAATAATTCTGATTGACTATATCGAGGAATTTCTGCGGGAAAATTTGCGGGTAATTGCTTGTTATTAGGAGAGTTTTCTGGTATGGGATTTGTTTGTAGATTAGGATCGGCAGCCAGACGATTTTCTAGGACAGGATTGCCACTACAGGCTGCTAAAATGCCCAGCAGGGTGATCATTGTACTGTAGCGAATAAACTTACTCACGGTCTTTACTAATATTGTTTCCTTAGCTTTATCCTAGCTTATTTACCCAGGTTTTTGACTAGGGAAAATTTTGCGCCACCATTGACGTAATTTCCCCAGCAGAAATCCGCCTAACCCTTTTGTGTATTTTTCAAATTTGTAGTAAAATAAAATGTCGATTATATCCTGTGTGGAAAGATACTTGAGATAGGATACTCCTTGATCGATACGCGCATCACTATATTCTAAATAAACTTGGCGACTGAGGCGATCGGATAAATTCCATTTTGGTTGAAAATATTCTTGCATCCTCTGTTGATAAGCGGCAAAACTCCTCAATTTTCCCTGTAAATATTCTTCCATGTATTCACCAGCAATTTCGGCTCCTTTCATGCCATGGCGAATACCTTCCCCTCCTAAAAAGTTAACCGTAGAAACCGCGTCACCAATCGCTATAATATTCGGTTCTTGATAATAAATATCTTGCAGATTGAGCGAATATTCTAAAATAGAACCATGACTGTCAATTATATCATATTTAGAGAGATTCATGTAGGTTTGCATAATTTGTGTAATATAACTTTTTAAAGGCTTAACTTCAGAAATATAAGGATGTTCTCCCTCTAACCAAGCGGCTCCTATTTTTAATTGCTGATTATCCATAGGAAAAATCCAGCCATAACCTTTAGGACTCCATTTATGACCGAGAAAAAATACTAAATTATCTTGATACTTTTGATAATCTAATTCTGGCACAGCAATTAAATATTCAATACCCACTGCTTTTAAAAAATCAGGTTTTTCTCGTCTATGTTTATACATAACTGCTCTAGCGTATCCCGTGGCATCAACCAATAAACGAGTAGTAACTGTCTCGATTTTTTCTCCTTTTGATTTCAAGAAAACAGTTAGCTTATTCTCCATCTGTTGATATTTCAGATAACGACAACCTAAACGAACTTCTCCCCCCCAACGCAGCACTTCTGCGGCTAAAAACTCTCGCAATTTGGCAAAATCAAAAACTACCCCTAAAGGTTGCGGTGATGACCAAGAACGATGTATGCTAGTGGAGACAATTTCGATATTTTTCCAAAACCTAGCCACTACGGTTTCGGGGAGATTGAATTGTTCTAAAATTTCTAGGGGAGAAGCGGCACTAGAAAAGTTATTATCTTGCCAACTAGAATGTTGTTCCACTAAAAGCACACGATAACCTTTTTCACTTAATAATCTCCCACAGTGACCTCCCGCCGGTCCCCCCCCAATAATTACGACATCATAATCCATGATTTACTCCCTCGCCTAATCTTGCTAACTTGCCTCTATTTTACCCTAAATTGCCTTTTGTTAAACCCCAAACTTATGAAGCTGTTGTCCATATAAATTTGATACTCTTTTTGACCTGTTCCCTATTCCCTCATCGAAATCCGACTAGCTTATGACATTTTTCTTATTATTAGTTACTTCCCTATCGCTGATAATTTGGTTATATTTAATCTTAGCTAGGGGACAATTTTGGCTATCTAACCAAACAATTAATCCCGTTACTTCTCCCTTAACAAATTATCCAAAAGTCTCGGCAATTATCCCAGCGAGAAACGAAGCCGACGTTTTACCTATCAGTTTAACCTCCCTCTTTAACCAAGATTATCAAGGAGAATTTTCGATTATTTTAATTGACGATCAAAGCAGTGATGGTACGGGAAAAGTTGCTCAAGAAATTGCCGATAAATACCATAAATCTGGCCAGATAACTATTATTTATGGACAAGCTTTAGAGATAGGATGGACGGGTAAATTATGGGCAATGAAACAGGGAATAACAGAGGCTACCGAGAAATTCGCTCCCGATTATTTTCTCTTCACCGATGCCGATATTGCCCACGCGCCGGATAATTTAACCCAATTAGTCACTAAAGCAGTACAAGAAAAACAAGCTTTAGTTTCCCTGATGGTGTGGCTACGCTGTGAAAATTTTTGGGAAAAATTACTCATTCCTGCCTTTGTTTTTTTCTTCGAGAAACTCTATCCTTTTCCCCTAGTTAATAACCCTAATTCCCCGATAGCTGCCGCCGCTGGGGGTTGCATTTTAATTCGCCGAGATATTCTGGAAAAAATTGGCGGTATTGAGATTCTTAAACAAGCTTTAATTGATGATTGTTCCTTGGCGATTGCGGTTAAAAAATATCTGCAAAATCACCCCAAAAATACCGAGAGATCTATCTGGTTAGGATTAACAGAAACCAGCTATAGTCTCCGTCCCTATCCCGATTTAGCCAGCATTTGGAATATGGTAGCCCGCACCGCCTTTACACAACTAAATTACTCAATACTTTGGTTAATCGGGACAATTTTCGGGATGTTTTTAACCTATTTAGCCGCCCCCTTGGGCTTAATCGGGGGATTGATATTAAAAGAAAGATTAATTATTATAATTAGCACCGTCACCTTACTACTAATGGCCCTCTCCTATAGCCCGACTTTAAGACTATATAAATTATCCCCCCTGCGGGCTTTAACTTTACCCCTAATTGCCCTCTTTTATAGTTTAATGACTGTCGATTCTGCCCTGCGTTATTGGCGCGGCCAAGGGGGAAGTTGGAAAGGGCGAGTTTATCCTAATTAGCTAGAGCAAGCCTTAAGAATTTCTAGCAAATTGACTAAGGGGTTATCTTATACTAAATCCAGTTATTAAAGACTGATTATCTATTCCTCCTTTTGCCTCTTGCCTCTTGCCTCTTGCCTATCCTGATATGTAGCCTATACTCAACGGATTTAGTATTAATGCTTGCTGCTATCAGATTAATTTTCTTCCTCTGGTTCTGGGGTTGGTTTTGGTAAACGAGCGATAAAATCTTTCATTTTAGGATGATTAAACATTTTCTCCGTGTCTTGCAGAAGACGTTGACCCCAGAGATTTTCCCCTAAAAATTCTAGACTGACATAACGACTATCGCTAGTGAGAGCGGCCTGAGCTAATTTGATGCCCTCCTCAGTTTTCCCTTGACTATAAATAGCCACCGCAATAGCTAACTGAGGTTCCGCCTGTTTAGGATCGATTTTCAAAGCGGCGCGCCAATCTTTAAGGGCTGCTTCCTTATCGCCCTGTTCGTATTTAACTAAACCAATATTATTAATAGCGGGCCAAAAGTTTTTATCTTGACTAACAGCTTTTTCGTAAGCTGCTATCGCCGCAGGATATTGTGCTAACTTGAGATAGGAATTACCGAGATCAAAAAGAGCGGGGGAGATATCGGGTTTCATTTGCAAACCCGCTTCAATCTGGGCAATAGCAGACTTGTAATCCTGATTCTGAAAATAGGCACTACCGAGGGAAAATTTAATATTAGCTTGGGCATCGGCGGGAGCAAGGGACAAAGATTGATTTAATGCCTGGATACCGGGTTGCACCTGGTCGTCTTGCAGATATAAACTACCGAGAATAAACCAAGTTTGATAGAGATGGGGGGCTAACTGCACCGCTAACTTAGCCCGTCCGAGGGCTGCATCGGTACGGCGAAAACGAGCTAATTGGATGGCATCTTCGGCCATTTCAATTCCCGCTTGTTCCATCTGTTCTAACTCCGGTTCGATGGCGTAGGGGAGTAGTGCCTGGGAAAAAGCCGGCGGGCTGCCAGCGACGAAAAAAATGAGCAAAGAAACGATTAATTGAAGTTTTGGCACAGTTTACCCCCGCGATAGGCCTTTTTTAATCAGTCTATCTCGCTTGGGAGTTGTTGGCTAAAGAAACAACAAAGGCAGCTCTAGAGACGTTAGTATATAACCAATTAACTTTTGGCTGATCGATGGCAATAACCGTGTTGGGAAAATCAAATCGCCCCCTATTTTGGATATTCGGACTCATGGCTAGTGGTTTTTTGGCGGTGGGAGTGGTTTCTTATCGCTTACTGCAAACACCTCCTCCTGCCCTAGAATTGGCGAAAATGACCGTTCCTGCTCAACGAGAAACCCTCGCTGTGGAAATTAAAGCTAGTGGTAGGGTGGAACCAATCCAAAGTGTCAACATTAGCCCGAAAAACCCCGGCCGATTAGTGCGATTATTGGTGGATCAGGGCATGATCGTTAAAAGGGGACAAACCCTCGCGGTCATGGATAATTTAGAGGTGTATGCCCAGGGGATGCAGTCAGAAGCGCATCTGCGGGAAGCTCTAGCCAGTCTGGAACAGGCTAAACGCAGTATTCCCGAAGATATCCGGCAATTACAAGCCCGATTTTATCAAGCACAGGCCAGTTATAAGCAATTAGAAGCCCGTTTAGCTCAGGCCAAAGAAAGAATTCCGAAAGATTTAGACCAGCTGCAAGCTCAGGTACAAGCAGCCCAATCCCGTTTTCGACTAGCAGAAAATCGGGTTAAACGCAATGAAAATTTAGTCCGGGAAGGGGCGATCGCTCAAGACCAATTTGATGCCGTCCTCAATGAATATCTCAACGCTAAAGCCAATTTAGACGAATCGATCCGCCGTTTGGAACAAGCAGATAAAACCGCTTCCCCAGAAGTGGCGGGAATTGAGCAGGAAATGATAGGAGCGGCAGCAGCGATCGCAGAAGCGAAATTTGCCCTCGAACAACGCCAAAAAACCCAAGAAACCGAGCTGGCTCGACTAGAATCATCTGTAGCGGCCGCCAGGGCCGATTTAGAGCAAATCAAGATTCAATACCGCGATACAGTCATTACTGCTCCCTTTGATGGCATCGTCACCCAAAAATACGCCACCGAGGGTTCTTTTGTCACTCCCACCACTTCGGCCTCTAGCACCGCTTCCGCCACTTCCACCTCGATTATCGCCCTGGCATCGGGATTGGAAGTGATTGCTAAAGTGCCGGAAGTAGATGTGGGTTTATTGCAGCGCGGCCAACCCGTGCGAATTGTCGCCGATGCTTTTCCTGAAGAAGTCTTTGAAGGTCGAGTTATTCTCGTGGCTCCTGAAGCAATTATCGAGGATAATGTTACTTCTTTTGAGGTCAGAATCGGTTTGGTGACGGGACGGGACAAACTCAAATCGAAAATGAATGTGGATGTAACTTTTGTCGGCCAGCAGTTAGATAATGCTCTCGTCGTGCCGACTGTTGCCATTGTCACCCGGGAAGGCAAGTCAGGGGTTTTAGTTGCCGATGCCGAAAATAAACCCAGTTTTAA
This Microcystis wesenbergii NRERC-220 DNA region includes the following protein-coding sequences:
- a CDS encoding glycosyltransferase, translated to MTFFLLLVTSLSLIIWLYLILARGQFWLSNQTINPVTSPLTNYPKVSAIIPARNEADVLPISLTSLFNQDYQGEFSIILIDDQSSDGTGKVAQEIADKYHKSGQITIIYGQALEIGWTGKLWAMKQGITEATEKFAPDYFLFTDADIAHAPDNLTQLVTKAVQEKQALVSLMVWLRCENFWEKLLIPAFVFFFEKLYPFPLVNNPNSPIAAAAGGCILIRRDILEKIGGIEILKQALIDDCSLAIAVKKYLQNHPKNTERSIWLGLTETSYSLRPYPDLASIWNMVARTAFTQLNYSILWLIGTIFGMFLTYLAAPLGLIGGLILKERLIIIISTVTLLLMALSYSPTLRLYKLSPLRALTLPLIALFYSLMTVDSALRYWRGQGGSWKGRVYPN
- a CDS encoding tetratricopeptide repeat protein; amino-acid sequence: MPKLQLIVSLLIFFVAGSPPAFSQALLPYAIEPELEQMEQAGIEMAEDAIQLARFRRTDAALGRAKLAVQLAPHLYQTWFILGSLYLQDDQVQPGIQALNQSLSLAPADAQANIKFSLGSAYFQNQDYKSAIAQIEAGLQMKPDISPALFDLGNSYLKLAQYPAAIAAYEKAVSQDKNFWPAINNIGLVKYEQGDKEAALKDWRAALKIDPKQAEPQLAIAVAIYSQGKTEEGIKLAQAALTSDSRYVSLEFLGENLWGQRLLQDTEKMFNHPKMKDFIARLPKPTPEPEEEN
- a CDS encoding efflux RND transporter periplasmic adaptor subunit, with the translated sequence MAITVLGKSNRPLFWIFGLMASGFLAVGVVSYRLLQTPPPALELAKMTVPAQRETLAVEIKASGRVEPIQSVNISPKNPGRLVRLLVDQGMIVKRGQTLAVMDNLEVYAQGMQSEAHLREALASLEQAKRSIPEDIRQLQARFYQAQASYKQLEARLAQAKERIPKDLDQLQAQVQAAQSRFRLAENRVKRNENLVREGAIAQDQFDAVLNEYLNAKANLDESIRRLEQADKTASPEVAGIEQEMIGAAAAIAEAKFALEQRQKTQETELARLESSVAAARADLEQIKIQYRDTVITAPFDGIVTQKYATEGSFVTPTTSASSTASATSTSIIALASGLEVIAKVPEVDVGLLQRGQPVRIVADAFPEEVFEGRVILVAPEAIIEDNVTSFEVRIGLVTGRDKLKSKMNVDVTFVGQQLDNALVVPTVAIVTREGKSGVLVADAENKPSFKPVSIGLVLDDKTQILSGLEAGEKVFIDLPEGAEDTSKTNKKSQ